One segment of Babylonia areolata isolate BAREFJ2019XMU chromosome 24, ASM4173473v1, whole genome shotgun sequence DNA contains the following:
- the LOC143299074 gene encoding uncharacterized protein LOC143299074 codes for MASNEEKVTSTPSKADSGSLHFQADPGTVSPVGTHPRSLDDLFKKVEDLAGQVTSLHSTNTLLTQNVMHLSNANNKLSSEQSVLKDQNVKLSTELAALQREMVELRDKNVIVHQDLAELAAEKDKVSADLAKLQNDVVSMQTQVSMQQTDIIQLKADHGAVDSKLTTVQTDITALQADDGIIKNDVSQLKTDCSELKSDIVKVQKGMSNLEGENSAVQTDMTSSKNQITSLELKMKSAQDSLQDNMKALTALESRLATANTQVGFHAWMLSRVTTNCKEQTLICGDVISSVGGGYDTDTGVFTAPLPGLYCFLATTSPRMEDVMKRAVLHIVLDGEWKGVVVSYGKSMSTGHIVVKMKAGQRVWLRSWVGAEYTFGGGWVTSFTGMLVQADA; via the exons ATGGCGTCAAATGAAGAAAAAGTTACCAGCACACCGAGCAAGGCAGATTCAGGATCACTGCACTTTCAAGCTGACCCAGGAACTGTGTCACCAGTGGGGACACATCCAAGGAGCTTGGATGATCTGTTTAAGAAAGTTGAAGATTTGGCGGGTCAGGTCACCTCGCTGCATTCTACCAACACTCTGCTTACACAAAATGTGATGCATCTGAGTAATGCTAACAACAAGTTGTCGTCAGAACAAAGCGTGCTGAAAGACCAGAACGTGAAACTGTCCACTGAACTGGCTGCCCtgcagagagagatggtagaACTGAGAGATAAAAACGTCATTGTTCACCAGGACCTGGCTGAGCTGGCGGCAGAAAAGGACAAAGTGAGTGCAGACCTGGCCAAACTTCAGAATGACGTGGTCTCCATGCAGACACAGGTTTCCATGCAGCAGACGGACATCATCCAACTGAAGGCTGATCATGGTGCTGTTGACTCCAAGCTCACCACTGTccagacagacatcacagctTTACAGGCAGATGATGGCATAATAAAGAATGATGTCAGCCAGCTGAAGACCGACTGCAGTGAGCTAAAGTCAGACATAGTCAAGGTCCAGAAGGGCATGTCTAATCTTGAGGGAGAAAACTCTGCTGTGCAGACTGACATGACATCATCCAAAAACCAGATTACCTCCCTGGAGTTGAAGATGAAATCAGCCCAAGATTCACTGCAGGACAACATGAAGGCACTGACTGCTCTGGAATCCCGACTTG CGACGGCCAACACACAGGTGGGATTCCACGCGTGGATGTTATCTAGAGTGACCACCAACTGTAAGGAGCAGACCCTGATCTGTGGCGACGTCATCAGCAGTGTGGGGGGTGGCTATGACACAGACACTGGAGTGTTCACCGCTCCACTGCCTGGACTGTACTGCTTCCTGGCCACCACCAGTCCTCGTATGGAGGATGTCATGAAAAGAGCTGTGCTTCACATTGTGTTAGATGGTGAGTGGAAAGGTGTTGTGGTGTCTTATGGCAAGAGCATGTCAACAGGGCACATTGTGGTGAAGATGAAGGCTGGACAGAGGGTATGGCTGAGATCCTGGGTTGGAGCAGAATACAcatttggtggtgggtgggtgacctCTTTCACTGGAATGCTGGTGCAGGCTGATGCCTGA